A genomic stretch from Kogia breviceps isolate mKogBre1 chromosome 1, mKogBre1 haplotype 1, whole genome shotgun sequence includes:
- the EPHX1 gene encoding epoxide hydrolase 1 isoform X1: MTAVPQGWSHQTRSEAGVMWLEILLASVLGFVIYWFASKDKEETLPLEDGWWGPGVRPTAGEDESIRPFKVETSDEEINDLHQRIDKVRLTPPLEDSRFHYGFNSNYLKKIISYWRNEFDWRKQVESLNRYPHFKTKIEGLDIHFIHVKPPQLPSGQTPKPLLMVHGWPGTFYEFYKIIPLLTDPKNHGLSDEHVFEVICPSIPGYGFSEPSSKKGFNSVATARIFYKLMLRLGFQQFYIQGGDWGALICTNMAQLVPSHVKGLHLNMAFILRSFYTLTLLLGWRFGWLFGYTKRDMELMYPFKKIFFTLVRESGYMHIHSTKPDTVGCALNDSPVGLAAYILEKFSTWTNPEFRDLEDGGLERKFSLDDLLTGIMLYWTTGTITSSQRFYKENMRLDNKHEGIKVHVPTGFAAFPCELIHVPEKWMKSKYPKLLSYSYMPRGGHFAAFEEPELLAQDIHKFMGLLERQ; the protein is encoded by the exons GAGTCATGTGGCTGGAAATACTCCTCGCCTCAGTGCTTGGCTTTGTCATCTACTGGTTCGCCTCCAAGGACAAGGAGGAAACTTTGCCACTTGAAGATGGATGGTGGGGGCCCGGGGTGAGGCCCACAGCTGGGGAGGACGAGAGCATCCGCCCGTTCAAGGTGGAAACGTCAGATGAGGAGATCAAT GATTTACACCAGAGGATTGACAAGGTCCGTTTAACCCCACCTTTGGAGGACAGCCGCTTCCACTACGGTTTCAACTCCAACTATCTGAAGAAAATCATCTCCTACTGGCGCAATGAATTTGACTGGAGGAAGCAGGTGGAGAGTCTCAACAGATACCCTCACTTCAAGACTAAGATTGAAG GGCTGGACATCCACTTCATCCACGTGAAGCCCCCCCAGCTGCCCTCCGGCCAGACCCCAAAGCCCTTGCTCATGGTGCATGGCTGGCCTGGCACCTTCTACGAGTTTTACAAGATCATTCCGCTCCTGACTGACCCCAAGAACCATGGCCTGAGCGATGAGCATGTTTTTGAAGTCATCTGTCCATCCATTCCAGGCTATGGCTTCTCAGAGCCATCCTCCAAGAAGG GCTTCAACTCAGTGGCCACTGCCAGGATCTTTTATAAGCTGATGCTGCGTCTGGGCTTCCAGCAATTCTATATTCAAGGCGGGGACTGGGGAGCCCTGATCTGCACCAACATGGCCCAGCTGGTGCCCAG CCACGTGAAAGGCCTGCACTTGAACATGGCGTTCATTTTAAGAAGTTTCTACACCCTGACCCTTCTCCTGGGATGGCGTTTTGGGTGGCTTTTTGGCTACACCAAGAGGGATATGGAGCTGATGTACCCCTTCAAGAAGATCTTCTTCACCTTAGTGAGGGAGAGCGGCTACATGCACATCCACAGCACCAAGCCGGACACCGTAG GCTGCGCTCTGAATGACTCTCCCGTGGGACTGGCTGCCTATATTCTAGAGAAGTTTTCTACCTGGACCAATCCAGAGTTCCGAGACCTGGAGGATGGAGGCCTGGAGAG GAAGTTCTCCCTGGACGATCTGCTGACGGGCATAATGCTCTACTGGACGACGGGCACCATCACCTCCTCCCAGCGCTTCTACAAAGAGAACATGAGACTGGATAATAAGCATGAGGG GATAAAGGTCCACGTGCCCACGGGCTTTGCTGCCTTCCCTTGTGAGTTAATACACGTCCCAGAAAAGTGGATGAAGTCCAAGTACCCGAAACTCCTCTCTTATTCCTACATGCCCCGTGGGGGCCACTTTGCTGCCTTTGAGGAGCCAGAGCTGCTCGCCCAGGACATCCACAAGTTCATGGGGCTGCTGGAGCGGCAGTGA
- the EPHX1 gene encoding epoxide hydrolase 1 isoform X2: MWLEILLASVLGFVIYWFASKDKEETLPLEDGWWGPGVRPTAGEDESIRPFKVETSDEEINDLHQRIDKVRLTPPLEDSRFHYGFNSNYLKKIISYWRNEFDWRKQVESLNRYPHFKTKIEGLDIHFIHVKPPQLPSGQTPKPLLMVHGWPGTFYEFYKIIPLLTDPKNHGLSDEHVFEVICPSIPGYGFSEPSSKKGFNSVATARIFYKLMLRLGFQQFYIQGGDWGALICTNMAQLVPSHVKGLHLNMAFILRSFYTLTLLLGWRFGWLFGYTKRDMELMYPFKKIFFTLVRESGYMHIHSTKPDTVGCALNDSPVGLAAYILEKFSTWTNPEFRDLEDGGLERKFSLDDLLTGIMLYWTTGTITSSQRFYKENMRLDNKHEGIKVHVPTGFAAFPCELIHVPEKWMKSKYPKLLSYSYMPRGGHFAAFEEPELLAQDIHKFMGLLERQ, encoded by the exons ATGTGGCTGGAAATACTCCTCGCCTCAGTGCTTGGCTTTGTCATCTACTGGTTCGCCTCCAAGGACAAGGAGGAAACTTTGCCACTTGAAGATGGATGGTGGGGGCCCGGGGTGAGGCCCACAGCTGGGGAGGACGAGAGCATCCGCCCGTTCAAGGTGGAAACGTCAGATGAGGAGATCAAT GATTTACACCAGAGGATTGACAAGGTCCGTTTAACCCCACCTTTGGAGGACAGCCGCTTCCACTACGGTTTCAACTCCAACTATCTGAAGAAAATCATCTCCTACTGGCGCAATGAATTTGACTGGAGGAAGCAGGTGGAGAGTCTCAACAGATACCCTCACTTCAAGACTAAGATTGAAG GGCTGGACATCCACTTCATCCACGTGAAGCCCCCCCAGCTGCCCTCCGGCCAGACCCCAAAGCCCTTGCTCATGGTGCATGGCTGGCCTGGCACCTTCTACGAGTTTTACAAGATCATTCCGCTCCTGACTGACCCCAAGAACCATGGCCTGAGCGATGAGCATGTTTTTGAAGTCATCTGTCCATCCATTCCAGGCTATGGCTTCTCAGAGCCATCCTCCAAGAAGG GCTTCAACTCAGTGGCCACTGCCAGGATCTTTTATAAGCTGATGCTGCGTCTGGGCTTCCAGCAATTCTATATTCAAGGCGGGGACTGGGGAGCCCTGATCTGCACCAACATGGCCCAGCTGGTGCCCAG CCACGTGAAAGGCCTGCACTTGAACATGGCGTTCATTTTAAGAAGTTTCTACACCCTGACCCTTCTCCTGGGATGGCGTTTTGGGTGGCTTTTTGGCTACACCAAGAGGGATATGGAGCTGATGTACCCCTTCAAGAAGATCTTCTTCACCTTAGTGAGGGAGAGCGGCTACATGCACATCCACAGCACCAAGCCGGACACCGTAG GCTGCGCTCTGAATGACTCTCCCGTGGGACTGGCTGCCTATATTCTAGAGAAGTTTTCTACCTGGACCAATCCAGAGTTCCGAGACCTGGAGGATGGAGGCCTGGAGAG GAAGTTCTCCCTGGACGATCTGCTGACGGGCATAATGCTCTACTGGACGACGGGCACCATCACCTCCTCCCAGCGCTTCTACAAAGAGAACATGAGACTGGATAATAAGCATGAGGG GATAAAGGTCCACGTGCCCACGGGCTTTGCTGCCTTCCCTTGTGAGTTAATACACGTCCCAGAAAAGTGGATGAAGTCCAAGTACCCGAAACTCCTCTCTTATTCCTACATGCCCCGTGGGGGCCACTTTGCTGCCTTTGAGGAGCCAGAGCTGCTCGCCCAGGACATCCACAAGTTCATGGGGCTGCTGGAGCGGCAGTGA